The genomic interval ATGGTCCAGCCCCCACAGAAAACAAGGTCAACCCCAACTGTGGCATTCAGGTTACTTGGGGAGAGGGACACAGAATAGAAGGAGGAAGGGGTCCAGGAGACGAGGGCTGCCCTGAGAAAGTGGTGGACATGCCCCCCACTGACTGCCCATGCCCGCCCCGACCCAGGTTGGCTAAGCTGGAGGAGAGAACAGCAAACGCGGGGAGCTGGAAGGGCTGAAAAGTCACCTGAGTCAGAAAGGACAAGGACCCTGTGGGAGGAAGGACAGGCCCCAGTGTTGGAGGCGGTGCAGATGCCATGGCACACTGGGCAGGTGATTCACACCTGCGGCCTGGCCAGGTACAACCACAAAGCCACATCTGCATGCCGGGAGCCTCAGAAGCCTTCAGGCCCACACCAGGCCCCTGCCCTCCACTGGCGGCTTCTAGCAAAGAGCTGGCAGATCCTGTCACTGGCAGATCCTGTCACGTGATGTGCCTGCAGGTGGGGCGAGGGGTGCCGTGGCAAGTTCACTTGTGCTGTGAAGCGCCCTGTGTTCAGCTGGTCAGAATTTCTAAAGGAGGTGTGCAAGGTCCACGTGGGCAGGTCTGCAGACACATGGGGTGCTGCATGCACATGTGGCTGGATGTGTACATGGCTTCCAAACCAGCCAGGGGATGCAGGGACAGGGCTCTCAGCAGAGGGGCCCCATGGGCAGCCTCTTCCTAGGAAGGGTGAAGACTTCCCTGGAGAAGTCACTGCCCTGCCCCAGCTGCGTGAAGCCCTCCGTCCTGCCCCCATCCCTGGAGATCAAAGCCAGCTTCCACACCCCACTGCAAAGCTGGAGTGGAAAATTCCAAATAAAGACTCAGTCCAAAACAGGAGGGGGACATCAACCAGACAGGCTGGGCAGCTGCTCCAGGCAGGGTATGGACCTCCCAAGCTCCTTGACTTCTAGACGCTCTGGAGATCGGACCCAACCAAACCTGGCCTCCCCAGCCTTGTCCCGGCGGCCACTCTGTAAACGTCCCTCACGGAGAAAGGCAGGGTGGTTGGGAGGGTGGTGGGACCTTCCCCACTTCTGCtcggtattttttaaataaaataattaccctgcccccagcccctccccatcTCTGGAGTTCCCCACCCCAAACCCCAAAGAACACAGTTTAAGAAGGGTGGAAGCAGTGATTCACAGCTTTCCACTGCGGTCTCGGAAGAAGCCCTCAGCCGCCTGGGCCTCACGGAAGGTGACGGTGATGGAGTTGGCAGTGATGTCAGTCACGGTCACCTCACTTGAGGGAAGTGCAGGAGTCCAAGGAGGGGGCCCATCTGCCAGGTCTGCATCTGCTGCAATCACAGTACAAAGACACAGACGGGGGACAGGCTGACAACAGGTGGGCAGGTGGCAGCATACAGCCTACCTCACCCACCCCAACACTGGGTCTCTGGGCATCTCCAGTCAGTCCTGGGCCCAGCTGGAGTTGGGCTCTTCTAGACCAGAAAGAAAGAACGAGCTCAGAGCTAGGATCAGGCCCGAACCAGTCCTGACCATCACCACTGCTCTGTGGTCCCTGGGCCCTCTCTGCACATGGGTCAGCTGGGCTGGGAGCCCTCAGGGACCTTTCTGGCTGGGAGGCCGCAAGGCCTGAGCCACCTTACCGTCCTCCTCAGGTGGCTGCTCTGTGGGCTCCCACTCAGCGGCTGCCTGTAGGACATCTGGGGCTGGAGGCTCCTGCAGGGAGAGCTCCCGTCGATGGCTGTGACTCTCCAGGTGGGACCCGCGGGGCGGGAACTTCTTGCGTGAGAGCCGCAGGTACTTGTGGGCCTTTCGCGGCTTGCAGAGCGGGAAGGGCAGGGTGGGCACCAAGGGGCCCTTGTCCACCAGCTCAGGTGTCCCCGCCTTGACCACCCCCTCGGGGCTCCCGCTGCCGAGTGGGCGCGTCAGGGAGAAGCAGAGCTTCTCTTTGCCCTTGGCCTTGTGGGAGCTCCGCAGGTCCATGCTGTACAGCCGCTGGGGGGGCAAGCCAGGGCACGGCGAGTCAGCCCGGCCCTCCCACCCACTGTGGCACCTTCATTCATTCCATTCCTCCCCCAGTCCATGGCCCAGAATGAGTGCAGAGAGAGTCTGCAGTCCCAGTCCCAGCCCAATCCTCACAGCCTTATCTCCCCAGGGCAGGGGCACAGGGTTTAGACTTTCGTCACACAGCAGAGAAACACCCAGAGGTACAAACTGGAAACAGACCaacaggactgggggtgtggctcagtggcaaagcGCTGAGCTagtgtaagaccctgggttcctgGTGGGGACGGGTCTGGCTTTCTCAAGTAGAGGAAGTGATGCGTTTCTGAGAGAGGGAGCTTTGCTTCCCCAGGAGCCTCCAAAGCTGAAAGAGCAGCTCTCCAAAGAGATGGCGGAGGCGGGCAAAGCCTAGCTAGTGCTCGAGTGTCTCAGGAACGCACGGCACCCAGCCAGCACTCTATGGCCTGGAGTTCTGCAATTTGACGACTCCTGTCTTATTGACTTTGGGAAAAATTACATGACTCCAAGAAAGATCCTTAGTGCCAAGATGCTGGGAGAACTCGTATCATTCTGGGACAgaaccttctttttttctccccccagtactgagatttgatctcagggccttatgcttgctaggtaggcatctaaccacttaagccatgcctccaattcTGGGCCAATACTCTACTACCACCCATCACTAGACACGAAAATCTCCTAGGACTGAATGCCATCAGATGAGACCCAAGAGGTCACCCTCCCACCACCAAGTCGGAAGTAAAGAT from Castor canadensis chromosome 8, mCasCan1.hap1v2, whole genome shotgun sequence carries:
- the Cbx7 gene encoding chromobox protein homolog 7 isoform X5, which encodes MLVCLYYVPHRAKCLLRLNTSHLNNHQKRRDYWDPALGPGPREVQAEESLGPGPTWQSRYSTWEPEEHILDPRLVMAYEEKEERDRASGYRKRGPKPKRLLLQPRKAHKYLRLSRKKFPPRGSHLESHSHRRELSLQEPPAPDVLQAAAEWEPTEQPPEEDADADLADGPPPWTPALPSSEVTVTDITANSITVTFREAQAAEGFFRDRSGKL
- the Cbx7 gene encoding chromobox protein homolog 7 isoform X4; the encoded protein is MELSAIGEQVFAVESIRKKRVRKGKVEYLVKWKGWPPKYSTWEPEEHILDPRLVMAYEEKEERDRASGYRKRGPKPKRLLLQRLYSMDLRSSHKAKGKEKLCFSLTRPLGSGSPEGVVKAGTPELVDKGPLVPTLPFPLCKPRKAHKYLRLSRKKFPPRGSHLESHSHRRELSLQEPPAPDVLQAAAEWEPTEQPPEEDDADLADGPPPWTPALPSSEVTVTDITANSITVTFREAQAAEGFFRDRSGKL
- the Cbx7 gene encoding chromobox protein homolog 7 isoform X3, which translates into the protein MELSAIGEQVFAVESIRKKRVRKGKVEYLVKWKGWPPKYSTWEPEEHILDPRLVMAYEEKEERDRASGYRKRGPKPKRLLLQRLYSMDLRSSHKAKGKEKLCFSLTRPLGSGSPEGVVKAGTPELVDKGPLVPTLPFPLCKPRKAHKYLRLSRKKFPPRGSHLESHSHRRELSLQEPPAPDVLQAAAEWEPTEQPPEEDADADLADGPPPWTPALPSSEVTVTDITANSITVTFREAQAAEGFFRDRSGKL
- the Cbx7 gene encoding chromobox protein homolog 7 isoform X1, producing MLVCLYYVPHRAKCLLRLNTSHLNNHQKRRDYWDPALGPGPREVQAEESLGPGPTWQSRYSTWEPEEHILDPRLVMAYEEKEERDRASGYRKRGPKPKRLLLQRLYSMDLRSSHKAKGKEKLCFSLTRPLGSGSPEGVVKAGTPELVDKGPLVPTLPFPLCKPRKAHKYLRLSRKKFPPRGSHLESHSHRRELSLQEPPAPDVLQAAAEWEPTEQPPEEDADADLADGPPPWTPALPSSEVTVTDITANSITVTFREAQAAEGFFRDRSGKL
- the Cbx7 gene encoding chromobox protein homolog 7 isoform X2 — translated: MLVCLYYVPHRAKCLLRLNTSHLNNHQKRRDYWDPALGPGPREVQAEESLGPGPTWQSRYSTWEPEEHILDPRLVMAYEEKEERDRASGYRKRGPKPKRLLLQRLYSMDLRSSHKAKGKEKLCFSLTRPLGSGSPEGVVKAGTPELVDKGPLVPTLPFPLCKPRKAHKYLRLSRKKFPPRGSHLESHSHRRELSLQEPPAPDVLQAAAEWEPTEQPPEEDDADLADGPPPWTPALPSSEVTVTDITANSITVTFREAQAAEGFFRDRSGKL